AGTATGCCCGCCTGTTGTCTATGTAGATCTGGGTTACGCCAATTATCAGGATGCTGGCGATCAACATTGCCACCATCATTTCTATCAGCGATATGCCCCTCTGCCATCGAGCTACCATATCGCCTCCTATAACTGGCTACGCAGGGTGTAATGGCAAACACCGCCGGTGGATGAGTCCAGGCACTGTTTGTTCTTCACACTCCAGGCGAGCTGGATTTCCACGGAACTTCCCGTGCCGTCCGCACTGCAGCCTGAAGCCCCCTTCGATACACAGATGTGGAAATCGCTCGATAGCAATTCGCTACTGCCGGGCAACAGGGCATGGGCACGTTGTGCCCAGCAAGCCAGTTGCTGCGCAGGATCGATGGCAGTGTTGGAGCATCCGCTGGCTGATACAGCGGGGAAGTCGGTGCCATCTGCCTTGAGGTAGCCTGCGGGTATAACGGGGTTAACCGAATTTGTTCGTAGCCTCATCATTTCCATGAGGTCATCGGCCAAAGCCATTGCGGTACCCCGCTCCGAAGAGTCCTGCGCATACTCGACCGATCGGCTTTGCAGCGCCACCATGCCCAGTACGCCAACACATATCAGTAGTATGGTGAGCAGCACTTCGATCATGCTGAACCCCATAACTCTTCTGTTTACGGTGTGCATGATCCATTGCCCTCACTGACGCGTTGCGAAATGAAGCCGCTGCGCTGAACACTTAGCAGATAGGCCCGCCCGCTGTTATCTTCGCGGCAAACCGCAATATTCATCGCGGCGGCGACGGTTCCATTGGAGTGGAAGTTCAATTCGCTTGTATCCGATTCGGCCTGAACGCCTTGCGGAACTTTCATTGAGCGTATTGTCGCTGCGGACGCGCAATCACTCTTTACCGTCCATACGCTATCCGCGCCGACACAGACGCTGATTTCACTTCGACGGGTAACGGAGGTTGAGCGGGCGAATTGAATGAGAGAGTCGAGTTCGTTACCTACAGACTGCGTGCGACTATCACGAATAAGATCCGTGAAACCCGGAACAGCAATAGCGGCGAAGATAGAGAGGATCAACACGGTGACCATCAGTTCTATCAAGGTGAATCCGTGACTGCTTACGGGATTGCTCATGGCAAGACCCTGCTTGGGATAATTAACGTCACTTGTGCCGGATATCGACACGCCAGTTGACGTAATCAGGTTGCCGAGCAGACCAGAAAAGGATCAGCCAGATAATTGGCTATTTAGAGGAGGAATATTCCCACCCAGGTATTCAATAAGGCGGCTTCAGCGGGGCGTTATTACTGAAACGCCAGTTATCTCCATTAATTGACCGTTTGTCCCAGCCATCCTCCATATTTATTTCGGGCAAAAGAAAAGGCCACCCGGGTGGTGGCCTTTCCCTCGGAGCGCTACGAAATGTCAGCTTTCGCTCGCCTGCTGCACGATCACTCTCTGCGCTGGCATCGGCGCCGGGAATTCGCTGCCCAGCGCTTCCTTTATGGTGCGGTTGGTGTCGAAGTAAACCTGCCAGTAGTTGTCGTTATGGCAGTAGGGCCGCACGGCGAGCACTGGGCCGACGAGGTTGAACTCGAGGATTTCGACGTCCACTGGCGGGTCGCTGAGTACATTCGGGATCGCTGCTATGCGCTGCTTGAGCACCGCGGCGGCGGCCGGGTAGTCCGCGGCGCCGGAGAGCTGCGCCTTGAGTTCCACGCGACGGTAGGGGTTGTGGGTGTAGTTCTGGATGGTGTCGCCGAATATCTTGTTGTTGCCCACCAGGGTGAGAACGTTGTCCGGGGTGTTGATGGCGGTGACGAACAGGCCGATTTCCTTGACGGTGCCAGTGACACCGCCGGCGGTGATGAAGTCGCCAACCTTGAACGGCCGCAGCACGATGATGAAGCCACCGGCCGCGAGGTTCGCCAGCAACCCGGACCAGGCCATGCCGATGGCCACGCCGGCCGCGGCGATGAGTGCGGCGATGCTGGTGGTCTGAACACCGAAGTAACCGAGGATACCGATCACCAGGAGGATGTTCAGGGTGACGGTGATGAAGGAGCCGACGTAGCGCAGTACCGTGGGGTCGACGCTCTGCTTTACGAGCGCTTTCTCGACCATGCCCACGGCAAGGCCGATCAACCAGCGTCCGATCACCCAGAAGGCGATGGCCGCGAGGATCTTCACACCGAATGCGAGCGCGTACTGCGAAACCGTCGCCCACAGTGCGTTGATCTTCTCCGTACCCACATTGATGATGTTCGTATCTTCCATGGAAGCGCACCTGCGAGAGATAGGGACCTCATGAACGCTAGCACGCCCTCGGCCGTTTGCTCGTCGCAGCACGCAGCCCAGAGCCGTGGCCGGCTCCGGGTGTGTTCCAGCTAGCAGTCGCCGGGCAGGCTGGCGATCCAGCGGCCGAGCATTTCCAGCCCTTCGTGGTGCACCAGGCTACGCCCCAGCTCGGGCATCATGTCGCCCGGTTTGTCACTGCCGACACGGTAGGTGAGCACGGACTTCTCGGGGCTGCCGGGGTGGATGTCTTCCAGCCGGCCTCCGGTGCCGCCACCTGCTGCCACCGGTGGCTTGCACACGCCATAGGCAATCGACACGGGCGTATGCGGGTCGAGGTACAGCCCGGAGGTGCGTGCCGCGCCCTTGGGGTTGTGGCAGTGCGAGCAGTTGGCGTCGAGGTAGCTGCGCGCCTGTTTCTCCAGGTTTTCTCTCGCCCGCGGGTGGCCCCACAGCGCGTTCTGCGGTACCTGCGCCAGCTCCGGCAGTCCTTTGAGGAAACCGCGTGCCTGCCAGTGCTGTAGCTGGTTCTCCGTGCCGCTGGCGTAGGCGAAATCCTTGTTCAGGTGACGCGCCTTGGGGCCCAGCGGGGCGATGCCGGCGCCTTTCTGCTCGGCGTGGCATTCAGAGCACTGGTTGGCATCAGGCACCATGTAGGTGAAGGATGTTTTCCTGCCGTCCGCGGCGGTCAGCTCCAGCACCGGGCTGTCGCCGGCCAGTTCAAGGCGCGCCTCGCGCTGGTCGGCGTCCCAGACATAGGGCAACGCGGCCCAGCCTTCCTTCTGCCGGACCAGCACGCGGGTCTCCACCAGTTGCACCCTGGCCAGATCGAGCCCGGCGCTGGGGTCGCGGTCGTCCTGGCTGTTTTGCAACAGGTTGCCCTGGGCGTCCTTGGGGTAATAGAAGGTCTTGGTGAGTACGGCGCCGACGGGGTAGTCGAAGCGGTCCTCGGCGTACTGCGCCGTCTGCCCTTCGGGCATCCAGATGGTGCGCAGCTTGTGGGCGTAGTCGGTGAACAGCGGTGTGTTCAGATCGTAGGGCAGCACCTCGGCGACCGGCGCAAGGTGGCCGTCCGCCTGGCGCAGCATGCCCCAACCGCTGAGTTTTTCAGGGTAGTCGTCGCCTTCGGGCTGGTAGCGTGGCTTGCTCTCCTGCCCGCATCCGGCCAGCGCAGTGGCCAGGGCGAGCGACAACAGGAACGAAGCGTGTCTGGTCATGCCTTGGCGCCCTTGCCACCCAGCCCGGCCTGTTCGATCTTCGGCAGCGGCTTGAGCTTGCACTGGTGCGAGCTCATGTCGGTGCTGATGTTCTTGTAGCCGTTGGGTCCGTCGACATTGACGATGCCGGCGCTGCCGTTGTCGATGCAGATGGCCAGGGCTTCGGGCAGTTTGCCGTCGACCAGTTTTTTCTGGTTGAAGTAGCCGTCCCAGAGGATGTCGGGCAGGCGGCCGTTAAGGCCGAACTTGGCGATCTTCAGCGCCTTGAGTTCCAGATGGTCGGGACTGTCGCCGCCGGGGCCGAAGGTGTTGCCGTGGATGAAGATGCCTTCGGGGTACGGGTCGAAGTTGGGCTGGGTAGCCTTGTCCGAGTAGTTGGTGCTGAAGTAGCTGCTGATGATGACGTTGGCGGTTTTGTGGTTGCCGATCTTGTTGTTGAAGATCTCCACGTCGTCGTTGGAGTTCACCACCACGCCCGATCCCGCCGGCACGCTGGCCACCGGGGTGCCCTTGTGGCCGAAGTTCTCGTGGTTGTTGCCCTGTACGTCGTTGTCGAAGACGCGGGTACCACGCCCCGGCTGCTGGAGGTTGGGCATGTTGAACACGAGGATGCCGCCGGTGTTGTCGGTGGCGACGTTGTTATAGACATCGGCGCCGATGGTGTTTTCGATCTCGATACCGGCGACGTTGCGTTCGGCGCGGTTGTTGCGCACCACGACGTTACGCGACTGGCCGACGTAGATGCCGGAGTCCGAGGCGCCGATGGCGACGTTGCCTTCGAGCAGGGTGTTCTCGGTCTGCACCGGGTAGATGCCGTAACCGCCGTTCTCGGTGGACGGGCCGTTGGTCCATTCGGTGCGGATATTGCGGATGACGATGTTCTTGCCGCCGATGACTTTCAGGCCGTCGCCCTTGGTATCTTCGATGGCGAGGTTCTCGACGGTGAAGTCCGAGGCATCGACGAACAGTCCTTCCGCACCCGCCTTCTGGTTCTTGAAGCTGAGGATGGTCTTGTCCATGCCGGCGCCGCGAATGGTCACGCCATTCACTTTCAGGCTCAGGCTGCGGTCGAGGTGGTAGCTGCCGGCGGGGATCTCGATAACGTCGCCGGACTTGGCCTTGATCAGGCGGGCCTGCAGATCTTTCTGGAAGTCGGTGCTTACGGCAGCGGCGGGCTTGTCGCCTTCGCCACAGGCGGCCAGGGCGACGGAAACAGCGAGAAGGGAGAGGGTTGCGAGACGCATGGCGGGCTCCGGTATTGTTCTTATGATATGGAACTATCGTACCAACTGAGTCGCAGAATACTCCTACATCCCACGCGCCGCCAGCCCTTCAGCCACATGCACTTTGATTGATGGGCGTCACTGTTTCGTGATGGCGGATCGGGATGATCTGCCCCTTCCATCCTCAAGGAGTGCACGGATGAGCTTCATGCCCTGGAACGACGAATTCGTGATTGGAATCGAGCGGATCGACGAGCAGCACCGCTGGCTGGTCGACCTTACCAATGCGCTGTACGACAGCCTGCATGGCCTTGATGACCAGGCCCCGCCGATTGGCGAGCTGCTGGAGCGCCTGGTGGAGTACACGATGAACCACTTCATCGTGGAGGAGGTGTTGTTCCAACGCCTTGGCTACCCGGGGGAGGATGCGCACAAGGCGGAGCACGACCGCTTCAACCGGCAGATCGTCGACCTGCTGTACCGCAACGAGGATGGCGAGGTGGTCTCGACCGAGGCGCTGGAGCTGCTGAAGGCGTGGCTTACCCACCACATTCTGAAAGTGGACAAGGCTTACGTGGAGTTCTTCCGCAATAACGGCGTGACCGCTTAGCGACCACGCCGTGGCACAAGCGTCAGCGCGGGATGTTCGGCTGGCGCTTGGTGGTGCGCTTCTTGCCCTTGGCGTAGCCGGTGGCCTTGTCTTCGGCGGCCTTGTTCCAGGGCTTGGAGCCATCGCTGGCGCGTGGCGGCAGGCCGGTGTGCTGGGTTAGCAGCGGCTTGCCGGTCTTCTTGCTGCCCACCGGGGTGGAGTTCTTGCGGCGCGCGCTCTGGTAGCTGCCATCCCCCGTCGGCTGGTGCGTCGGGATGAGGTGGTGCTTGCCATTGCCGATCAGGTCGGCGCGCCCCATTTCCTTGA
The Pseudomonas triclosanedens DNA segment above includes these coding regions:
- the pilV gene encoding type IV pilus modification protein PilV — translated: MIEVLLTILLICVGVLGMVALQSRSVEYAQDSSERGTAMALADDLMEMMRLRTNSVNPVIPAGYLKADGTDFPAVSASGCSNTAIDPAQQLACWAQRAHALLPGSSELLSSDFHICVSKGASGCSADGTGSSVEIQLAWSVKNKQCLDSSTGGVCHYTLRSQL
- a CDS encoding GspH/FimT family pseudopilin, whose translation is MSNPVSSHGFTLIELMVTVLILSIFAAIAVPGFTDLIRDSRTQSVGNELDSLIQFARSTSVTRRSEISVCVGADSVWTVKSDCASAATIRSMKVPQGVQAESDTSELNFHSNGTVAAAMNIAVCREDNSGRAYLLSVQRSGFISQRVSEGNGSCTP
- a CDS encoding mechanosensitive ion channel family protein, producing the protein MEDTNIINVGTEKINALWATVSQYALAFGVKILAAIAFWVIGRWLIGLAVGMVEKALVKQSVDPTVLRYVGSFITVTLNILLVIGILGYFGVQTTSIAALIAAAGVAIGMAWSGLLANLAAGGFIIVLRPFKVGDFITAGGVTGTVKEIGLFVTAINTPDNVLTLVGNNKIFGDTIQNYTHNPYRRVELKAQLSGAADYPAAAAVLKQRIAAIPNVLSDPPVDVEILEFNLVGPVLAVRPYCHNDNYWQVYFDTNRTIKEALGSEFPAPMPAQRVIVQQASES
- a CDS encoding SO2930 family diheme c-type cytochrome; this translates as MTRHASFLLSLALATALAGCGQESKPRYQPEGDDYPEKLSGWGMLRQADGHLAPVAEVLPYDLNTPLFTDYAHKLRTIWMPEGQTAQYAEDRFDYPVGAVLTKTFYYPKDAQGNLLQNSQDDRDPSAGLDLARVQLVETRVLVRQKEGWAALPYVWDADQREARLELAGDSPVLELTAADGRKTSFTYMVPDANQCSECHAEQKGAGIAPLGPKARHLNKDFAYASGTENQLQHWQARGFLKGLPELAQVPQNALWGHPRARENLEKQARSYLDANCSHCHNPKGAARTSGLYLDPHTPVSIAYGVCKPPVAAGGGTGGRLEDIHPGSPEKSVLTYRVGSDKPGDMMPELGRSLVHHEGLEMLGRWIASLPGDC
- a CDS encoding parallel beta-helix domain-containing protein gives rise to the protein MRLATLSLLAVSVALAACGEGDKPAAAVSTDFQKDLQARLIKAKSGDVIEIPAGSYHLDRSLSLKVNGVTIRGAGMDKTILSFKNQKAGAEGLFVDASDFTVENLAIEDTKGDGLKVIGGKNIVIRNIRTEWTNGPSTENGGYGIYPVQTENTLLEGNVAIGASDSGIYVGQSRNVVVRNNRAERNVAGIEIENTIGADVYNNVATDNTGGILVFNMPNLQQPGRGTRVFDNDVQGNNHENFGHKGTPVASVPAGSGVVVNSNDDVEIFNNKIGNHKTANVIISSYFSTNYSDKATQPNFDPYPEGIFIHGNTFGPGGDSPDHLELKALKIAKFGLNGRLPDILWDGYFNQKKLVDGKLPEALAICIDNGSAGIVNVDGPNGYKNISTDMSSHQCKLKPLPKIEQAGLGGKGAKA
- a CDS encoding bacteriohemerythrin, which produces MSFMPWNDEFVIGIERIDEQHRWLVDLTNALYDSLHGLDDQAPPIGELLERLVEYTMNHFIVEEVLFQRLGYPGEDAHKAEHDRFNRQIVDLLYRNEDGEVVSTEALELLKAWLTHHILKVDKAYVEFFRNNGVTA